AAAATGACGCAAGATGTCATGTTATTGTGGTAAGATGATTAAAGACAATCTCATTAACTGAactgaaaaatatttgtttcaataaatttatatagttgcgtatttattgtattagCATATCTTATATTCAATTAAAACGCAAAAAGTAGCATGAtcattatttataatttgtGTATACACATAATGTATTAAAACTATTTTCGAATAATCTCGTAAGAAtatcaatatatttttttaatgtgtgacatacacatatgtataaaaatatgtattatattttgaagttaattattttttattttttagcttTTACAATCAAATGTTAAATTCTTCACGCAAATTTTTGGTAACTAATAATATTTCATAGTTGGCAACAATGAACAACTAGTCGCACCAAAATTACACTGATTACTTTTGTGGTGATTGACAATAGTAACGACCACGTGTATTTTGAAGGACCTTATTAATTTTGGAAGATATTACTACACATATTATTTTTTCCAAAattagaataataaaaaatgtcTGACCTATTTAATAATAGTGCTAATTTTAAAGACGGCAAGAAAGAAATGGACTCTGAGTTACAAGAATTTTTTACGGCTGAAAAAGAAAAAGCTGAATTCCAAGCTCAGGTGAAATGTCTTTTATGAAATAAATCTAAAATACATAAATGTCACTTAGTTTGCAAAGCTTAAGCAACTGAAAGTGTACTGTAGTGTGCCGAGAAGGTTATCTTCACATTCttaatatgtatacatatatcacatataacgTTCCAGTTTAATGCTTTAGAGTTTTGTATACTATTTGTGACATACAATTGTTTGCTTTTTTAGAATAGTTATacagaataaaatatgaaacatTTATAGGTGTACCATTCATCTTAGGTATAAAGATCCATTTATGTCTGCATTTTTAGATACATGAATTCAACGACTTTTGTTGGGAGAAATGCGTTGATAAACCAGGAAGCAAACTGGACAGTCGAACAGAAACATGTCTGCAGAATTGTGTAGATAGATTCATAGATGTATCCCTTCTAATAACTAATCGTTTTGCGCAACTTCTACAAAAGTCTACAGGGAGTATGTAAAACGTTGTTTGTTATGTaattatattattgttattgtagaatattgaaaataaaattttctatttaattCAGGAGCACATACTGAAAAAAACTGATATGGAAATGAAAAATAGAGTACTTACAGTTGGACATACAATAAACAGAGTTTTTTTTCAGCAAAActatttttaaaacttttttaTACAAAAAATTCAGTTTATATATTACACTTTACAAAATGTACAGTTGAACTTATTTTTAATTGTAAGACATTTTAATTTCTAAAGGAATTATATACAAACATAGCACATTGTAACAATCTTGCAATAGTTATAGCTTTAATTTTACCATGATTTAGGTGCCTTTTGATGTGCTTATATTGGATACATGCACAATAACTTAGCagtataatagttattacaaaCGTAAATGCACTTGAGTTCATATAAATTAGAAATTCATATAAAACAATCTTTGATTCTTAAAATGTGTAAAAATTAATTGACATTAAAATATCAGCATAGAAAATAGGAATGAATGTTTAATTTATATCTAACGTTAAATCCTATActttttttaattctattttgagATGTTTAAGCAAAGTGCATACAGTATACAGtcatttttaattatataaCAATATATATCGTACCAACAGTTTCAGATAACAATTCCTATACTACTATTACTGTATGACAAAATATGGTATTTAAAAATTGCATACTTAGTTGACATTATTTCGTGCATGTACCAGTCtacattatttttatttcgTTAATAATTGATGATGCATACTTTTGAACACTGACAATGCGTTGCatacaattttctttaaaaGTTCAATTCAACATGCTCAGATGCATACTGGTCTTTGAGGAAGACACATATTATAAAATGCATCCTTCTTCCAAAAATCTTTTGTTTTCCATCCACACCAACCTTTATTTATTATAGTTGGTAAGTGTTCTGGACCGGTGTAATGGGGATCTAAGATTAAGAATTTTACGTCGCCAGTATTTTCATTGTAACTAACACCTAAAATTGTATGAGCTAATACTCCACCAcctagaaaatatttaaaagttgaCATACCAATAATTTTCAAAGTACtttaaaatttaagaaaagGATAAAATTACAAACCAATCATTATTGGTGTACCCTGTGTTTGAAAATGATGTAACAGATTCCTAGCTAGTGTCGATACTTCGGCACCTGTAGATGCACAGAGTATTTTAACACTGATACCTAAAAGACTTTCTAGTACAAAACCTACTTCTGTAGAACCAATCCATTGTTTACTATTAATGAAATTTGAAGGTTTATCTCCTATATCGACTAAACATTTTTGTATCATACAATGAGAAGGTATTGGTACATCAGTGTAGCCTTGTAATCTGTgaataatagaaatattttaGTTCATGTtctcaaataaaatagttttatgtGTAGCACTGTTCATCATATTATAATCAtctgtatattaaaattacctGTACCACGAAATTATCGTTTGTAAAGATCTGTATGCACATCCCCAACCATTGTCATCAAAATTATCTTGCATATAATGATGATATGCATACAAACCTTGTACAATACCCATCTGTTCAATATTATTTCCTGTAACTATTAGCAAATTAGAGACAGTATAAAACTTTATGACTGGACCAATATTAAATACATACCATCTGTTTGTGAAATTGTTTGATGAGGATTTAGAAGTATATTATCTGCTTGCGAATCACTGTAAAATCTCACAGCATTTCCAAAACGAAAATAGGGTCTACTCATGCCTAATCCTAGAATTTTATGTAATGCTTCGCGATATAGCACTGAAAATAAATTAATGAGACtataaatttttccatttatcaTACATGGGGCATTAGGCTAacacaaaaaatgttttatcttACCTGTTTCTTTATCGGTATCACCCTTTGGGTAAACTATTGTAAGTAAATGTCCAAAACCTTCAGGCTTAAAATGTACAGGTATAGGCAGCTTGATAGGCAGTTCAGATTTTTGAAGTTGATCttcaaaacatttttttattaacTTAATATTTCGACACATGGATTCTACTAATATTCCATATAAATCTGCTGAGGATACATTGAGGTTGACTAGAGACAATGTATCAATAGATAAACTACATTCTATACTGTCAAACGGCCCTGTATTATAAACATtaaacattcgttttatttaaattttaagcaACACTATTGTAAATTGTTAATGCTAAGTATTATAATACTTGCGTTTTACATATTGAAGTACTGGAGCATACTTAATATCTTCTTCAGAATGTCTATCTCCAGATAATTTTGAAAGTATATTAGCATCTATGGCatcctgaaaattcaatacaagcattattataaagaaaaataagACAGTATATATTACAGATGTATTAGGAAGCGTACCACAATTCCTGCAGGTCGAATAATGCCCTTTCTTATATTCGTATTTCCATCATGGTGGTCAGATATATCTAAAAGCTCTTTCAATGTTACATCCTTtgaattattttcattattgaAAAGAAAAGCATTCTTCGCAGGAAAGTGAATTCCTATCTTTCCGGATGTAATCTATTATAAAAACACATTACTAGATAACACATGCAGCACGAGCTtcatacaatttttattaacatACTCATTACTTACATTTTTCCTTGATTCTTCTAATACTTCCATTATATTACCCTTTTGAGCTATTATTGGCAAATTGCCCCTCAATCTAATATACATGAATTCCGTATGAATGTCACTTTCATTAATAATGTCCATATTGTTAACAGATTCAAGCTTTTGATGAATATAAAAATAGGGTTCTATCTTCGAATCATGATGTGAATATTTGAGTAATAATGGGTTATCCGTGATGTCAATATCCTAAAAAATCAAATCTTATAAATAATCATGAACTTAACGATGAGAATAAATAATCTCACCTGAAAAGTATCGAGCAGCTTCTCTTCACATTCACCAATATGTAAAATACCACAGAGATATACTTCAGCTGGCATATGGAATTGTAATGTTGTATGATTTATATCGGTTTCAACATCATCACATGTGTTTACACTAAACGTTAATATTGTTAGTGTATTATTGTACATGACACCATACAAGTGGCCTGTCATATCATTTTTTATACTTTTCAACCGCTAGAAAGTGAATTGAAATGAATCACATTCTGCATTATTGTCCTAATGATTTGTTTACATTAGGTATATCGATAGTCAACAATTACCTCTCCAACATTAGATAAAATCCGTAATTGCGGCGCCATTTCAACGATCCAATTGTAAACTACTTTCCCATAAATCTATTCCGTATCAAATATACGCCATATGGCAAGATTGAATTAAAAAAGCACAGCACAGAGAGCCATTCAACATCCGACTACGCGAAAATATGCCAGGTATTTTCCTCTCTATACCCACATACCGCCCTTCACATATACAGATGACAATTTAGTTACACCAGACGACACATTCAAAAACCGCTGACGGGACATCATTCGCAGTTGAATATTAAAAAAGGCTGTAGAACATCACCACTGCCACCAGTCAATTTTCGAACGTAACTTCCCGTCGCCTTCATACTCCCCACAACAGCTTCGTTACGTTGGTACCTCGAAAGTCACCAACAGCCTGTCGTGGATTAACTTCAAGCTCCTGTCCCTCTCGTAGATCAAGATGTTCTTCGCTCGGGGTCGTGTGTAGCAAAATGGCCGCTCGACCAAAGTGAGTGTGACGTTTCGTGAGGCGATTGTAACCGTTGTTTCATGTGGTTTCCACGAATATTCGTTCATGTGACATAGTGTTATTGTGTTTCCTGTGTTCCAGCCTCAGGCCCGTCAGGAAAATCCGCGTACACAGCAAGGTGGGTCTCGAATTTCGGGCATATTTCGCGCGCAGCACCGAACTGTTACGGTACTGTTACACGTTCAAACATTTTCCGCTGCCGACGGTCCAAGATAGTCCCTCTGGCCTAAGTGACACGACGAGATGACAGAAACTCGATCGTCCAGTTACGCGGTGGCAGATGAGTTTCGTATCCACCAGCGTTTCGATTCGATCGGAGATTACATTTCGGCCTGCTACTCTCTCTTGCGAGTGAAAAGTGGGCGTTATTTAAATGACACACGCAGTTGCATTCTAAATCCACCGAATGACAGAGAAATAACACGCTTCCCTGGATCTTTCAGCGTTTCTCGTCGACTCGGTGACAGTATCGTTCCTCGGTTTTCGGCGAGCGGAGCCTCGCAGAAAGTACGCGATCTCCGATTCGATGCACACGGGGACTTTCGAGGTTACGAACTGTCCACGAGCTGTCTTTCGCATGGTTCTAAGACTAGGAGGATCTTCGTTTCGTTCTTTGCTCTATTTAGGAGCTGTTGCGTGCGCTCCTGTTGCCGGTAGGATTAACATCTTTTCTCATTGTCAGTGACATATTATACAATACACGTCTACAAACTTATCAGTGATTATAAATTGCAACAAGGTTCGCGAACGATTTGCTGCTTCTCATCAAAGCGTGCAGCATAATCGTGCAAGAGTAGCTGCAGTTATGTAACCAGTCGCATTAATGAATGGCTAAAGCTGGTAATAAATTTCCAAGATAAGCTACAAAAGTCGACAGTTCCCGTGCAATAGGAATCTCATTCGCAATAATGTTCGCAGTGAACCCTTTCCAGCGGTGGAAGTATGCTCCACAGCGAAACGGAAACAAGTATCATCGGCTCGAGTGTAAAATCGCTGGCGAAGTACTCGAAAGACGGGAAAAGGGATAACTGTTGTCACGTAAATCGCTCGACGAGTCGAACGATTTTCAAAGGGGCAACTCCATCGGCACGCTCGGTCCCAGCTGGTCGACGACGATGATCGAAGCGCGTCGAGGCGCACACGTGTCCTTTGCATTCCGAATTTCCCgccacggtttttccatccttcgTTTCGCCTTTTTCGGTCTATTCTTGCCGCGCCGCGTTCGTCGCGTACAGCCGCGAATGATTAATGCGTTTTCCGCGGCGAGCGAAATAGCTCATGCGAACTCGAGCAATTAGCAATCGGCTAATTATACGGTTAACGAACGGTACTAGGCATCCACGTCGAATAATTCAGTCACAATGGTTAATTACGCGGGACGTAAATGGGTCGCTCTTCCTCCTGAATATTTTTCCACGGCGCGTATCGCGCGGATGCGCCCGCCTCGAGGAGGAAAAACGCGAATTCGCGGTCGGGCCAGAGGCAGGCGATTCTCTCACGCGCGTTTCTTACCTAATTAATTCGGCCTTAAGCGCTGCTCTCGAGAAGGAAGAGGCAGAGCGAGAGGGAGCGACCGCAACCTTGCGCTGAATGTTACGAGACCGCTTGCGCTCAATGATCAAACGCTCTTTGCTCGACTATTCTCTATTGCAAAAAGTGGTGACTAAGCTACTCGTCGTTTGGGAAAAGCTTCCGTTTCTTgggaatattatttaataacgTTTGGCCGAGGAAAACTTCTTTAGTTTAAAACGTTTCAAGATTTTCTAATTCGCGGTCTTTCATTTGGGGTCTGTCATGCGGTACTTTTTTGTTCATTTGGAATAAGGGAGATTGAAACTTTGTTTTATAATTTGTGGATAGTAGATGTATATTTATTTCTGCAGTTTTTCGAAGTGTGCAGTTTGAGTAGGTTagtatgtaattattttgtaaacGTCATTTGCAAATTTATTGCCACTGAGTGACTATTAGTTGATCTTTTTTGACTTCTATAAATTAGATTTCTATCTAAACTTAATCAAATTAAAAAGCGAGTATATTTATCGTGCAAATCCTTAATATTCTGCAATTATATTGTACCTAGATCATCTTTCACGTGGAAACACAGCTGACTGTGGCATAATATGTTTAGAACAATCGTGTTATTAATAGAAGAAAATTCAATATCGAACGAAAGGAAAACATGTTTGCAACGTGTTAAATTGCGTAGCGAATGGTACATCCGTATTATCTTACACGCTACTAATTTACAACTTTATCTGCGCGGTTAATTCCTCAAGCAGTTCTATCTACGTAGCGTTACAAATATTAAAAGATTACGACGCTCGATCCATAGAAAGACGCAAAAAGCGTTTGTTTGATGTTTTCTAGGATGGCCGTGGCTATTTTCGCTTTGTTCGGTATTTTAATTAGCAATTGAGCGTCTCGGTGAAACGCACATGGGCCTGTCCATAGTTAGTCTCATTAAAATCGTTACGACACGCTTGCTTCCCACTCTTCTTCGCTATTTAAGAACGCTAACGTAAGTCACTGGCCGCAATTTTGCTTTTTCTTTTCAAAGATTTCTAAAGAGGAATTTCGCGGGTCGAAAAGGATATCGTTGGCGGGATTTATCAAGCGTTATTCATTTCTCTGTGGATAAATTTCATAACTTTGATCATTGAGTCGGATATGATTCAACAAGTAGTTAGTGTGCAACATTTATACTTAACTGTATAGTTTTTATCGCAATAGAATTGAGTTGATATGATAAAAGATTGACTCAACGTTGATGACTATTGTACGTAGGAAAGATACTTCTTCAAATATTAAATGATAATTCTGTTAAATATTTTGTAGGATATTGATAATGTGTAATCAATAATAAATGTAATTTTATGATTGTTTCAGAGGGGCACATAACCGAAGGATGGACAGTCAATCTGAAGTATAGGTAAGGTATTCAATTTTTACACGATTACTAATATCTGCTTCTTATCAGAAACATAAATGCACTTTTCGTCGCTTTGATCCACGAATTTATGCGTACTTATATGACATATTATTTACAGTCTCTTCTGAGTTTATTATAATAAATGTAACGAGAAAGTTCAAATAATGATAAAGCACATCATTAATTGGTGAAAGCATCAATTGCGTTTATCATTCAAATATCGAACGTCTTCTCTATAAGAGCCTGAATCCAAGAGAACGTCGATCTTCTAGAACCACGAAAGTCAATTAATTCCTCGAATCGAGGTTACTCAATTATGCCGTTAAATATTTCCAAGAGAAACGATAAGTCTACTTTGCGTCTTAACGTTGAAACCCGAGCATCTACATTATCCATTCACGATTATATTTTTTCTATCGAATCTGCATCTAAGACGCGACTTAGTACGTGCTCCAATTTCATTCGTACGCTCGCCTGAAAGTTTCCAACTAAAAATTTAAAACAATCGTTCGTTTCACCTCGTGAAATATTGCAGGAACGATCAATGGAAGATTAAGATAAGACTCCGCCGCGCAAAGTGCATCCTGCCAGGCCAGCGCATCAGTCGATCGAAGTTTCCTATCGAGCCTCGAGGCGGGTCGTTATCGCCCAAAGGCTTCCCGCGTATTTTAATGTCGGGCCTCATTAGCGAAATTTAATGACTTAGCGGCATCGAGCCGCGATCCCAGAAATTACTTCAGCGAAATATAATTACGTCCAGCGGAACAAGAGGCCCTTTTATACGCACGTGCATCGCGTTGCAACGTCGTGACGACGCGTTACGTATTCAAACTATGGGCTGCGCACTAAACCTTTCTTCGTCTCCTGTTTCGATCCCTTTCTCCTCGCGGCGGGCAGCTCGATTAATCTTCGAACCTTTGCGCGTCAGCCCGCGACAAACATTTTTCTAGGTCACGTCATACTTTCTTCGGGATTCGCGCGGCCAAGTTTGCGCGACTCGTCTCCTGCGCGAACTGTGCTACGATCCACCATTGTGGAGAGACAGCTGGGAATGTGGGGTTCTAGGTGAAGATTATTGTCGAGTTCAGGGCTATGCGAATGTTCTTAGTGGCCAGGTGAAATCTCGGCTGTGTGTTTTCGAGAGGAGATTATTTATGGCGATGCTAGCTTTAGATTGGGAAGCATTTGGTGGGGGCGAGACGTCGGAGTATTGGTGTTCAGTGTAATTGCTCTTTTTGTATATTTAGTAGTAGCGTTGTTGCTTGGTAGTGGCACTGGTTTGTAATGGTTAGGTGGATAGAGTGGTTTGTACAGCGGGGTTTACATCAGTATGTGAACAGGTACACGAACAGACAATttctaggaaatttaatttcaataCTGTTCACGAATAGTTCATGAACTCTAGTGTATTCGTATCTTAAGGGATAAATTAGTTCCAAAGAAAAGATCAAGTATTTAACTTTCAATTCTTTAATTTTTACATATTCCAATActcgaattttcaatttttctttttttcagttcatcaaatattcaagtactcAGATTTTTCATTATCTAAACTGCCAGACAAGTCTTCAGTTCTTCAGTTTTTTAAGTGATCATTTCGTCCACAGTAGTTAACCTGCAATTCTGAATTACCTTGTACAGAGTAAACGAAAGCACACATAACAAGGGTGAAATTAGCTCACAGTATGATCATTCAGTGCTTCTCTAAACGTTTACCTCCACTTCTTGCCATCGCTAGTTCAAAATCGACCGCACTTGTGTTCTCCTCCTTCCCTCTTATGCCCTTCTTTTCGCTCCAGGAGCGATGTATCGTTACGTTCCTCGTGGAAAAAGTGTAACCGTTTCGTGGGGGCAAGAAATCGCAGAGGCTCTCGCGCACGCGAGTAATGCAGTAACGCCAGATGGAAAACGGCGGGTCACGGTACAGTAACGTGTACTGTTAAAGAGAAACACAAGCGGAGAGAGCAAATCTGTCGAAGAGAGTGCTCTTTGCTCCGACTCGCCTTTCttccctttcttttttttttctctccccTCCTCTCCCAGTTTCTTCTTCCCTCGCGTGCCAGGGATATTAATAGCTGCTCGGTTACGAGACATCGGTGCGAACGAGCTTTGCATAAATTACGCTAAAAAAGGGCTGGCGAGACTCGAAGACCCTTTCCCCTGCATCACGCTCGCGATCTGCGCTCGTCGCGAATTCTAGCTGCATGAAATCGGTGACCAGTGCCACGGTGATCTGCGGTCCCTTTGACCGATCTGATTTTCCAAGTGGCTGCTTCCTCATCTTGGAGATTATTTAGTTCACCCTGTCGTTTGAGATGCTTTTACCTGAACATTGCGAATATGGGATGCAGGGATTCGATGCCTTTTATGTGACATAGGGCAAAGCTAGCGAGTAATTGAACCGAGGATGTGGATTATTGATGGGACTGTGAATTTGGAGTTACAGTGTGCAGAGGGTGATTCGTAAATGCACGTCAATATATCAGGGGATGAATCTACATTAAAATGCACTGAATAAGTAAAGGGAAGAACATGTGATCTATGTGTTCTGATTTTTGGATTAACCTTCGAAAGGTGAATGATTTTCGATGGACGCGGAAGAAGAATGCAGGGAATTCTTCTTGCAAACTAATTTCGGGAAGGAATTATATAGAAAAATGTATTCTGAACATTATACATTTtgcttatttttaattttctgtgCAACTGATGCATGAAGTAAgtatattttttgtataattcttataaatatatttattattctttTGACATCTTGTGCTGCATTTAGGGTCAGAGTGATATCAGAAAATGTTGGAAGTGTTCCTCTGGTATCTCAACACACCCTATTTCACGCGttgaatacacaatacaatttaaatggCCCTAGCGATAAGAATCAAATGATTTTAGATGAGGAGATCGTGGTGGTTATGCAATGGATCCACCTTCTACCTATTGGTTTAGGAGTGTTTTCATTGTAAGATGCAAATGAGGCGGAGCACCGATGTGCATGAGTCACTCTCCTTTAATTATCAATAACACGAGAACTGAGATACGTAGAACATATATGTTCGTGTAAcatttcttatttattttgatGTGGGTTCACTCCCTGGAGTATTGACATACACTTGTGAATCACCCTCAATATTTTATCGTCAATTCTTTTCTTTAGATCTCGTCCTTTCATTTTTTTCGACGACAGATTGGTGCAAAATGTCACTGAGCGCGACATAGGAATGCAAGATAATTACCGATCTCGAAAGAATGCTCTCGAGAACGTGAGACAAACTCGAGCGCTATATTTGGTGATGCATTATTCTTTCAAGGTAAAATACGTTCCTAGGTTTTCACATTCTCTGTATTCTTGATAAAAGGTACAAATTGCGCCATGGAAGCGTTATATCATGTCATTGCGAAGCAAGATTGATACCACGCGATTCAGCGAAGGGGGCTGATTTGTAGCGCACTTTTCGTCTGGGATGTTAAGCTGGGTGCCATATTTTCTCGTTGGGATCCTTTGGTTGTTTTTTAAGAGAGAGAATAATGGATTATTCTGACTTTGATTTAATAGATGTTGATCGTTTCTGTTCGTGCAAAAATAGCTTTAGAAAGGGACCAATTTTCTGGAAAATCCAATACAATAGGTGTGGAAGAATATTTCTTGAAATGTCTCGCATGAAAGCTTCTAGAGTCCTTACAATAGAATCATGGTATAGGTAGAACTACAGAAATGTTTGCCATTTAAAGATACTTTCAAAGTTAATCGAGCAGTAGtgaatttatttcaattttcgaGGT
The sequence above is a segment of the Calliopsis andreniformis isolate RMS-2024a chromosome 3, iyCalAndr_principal, whole genome shotgun sequence genome. Coding sequences within it:
- the Tim8 gene encoding translocase of inner membrane 8, whose amino-acid sequence is MSDLFNNSANFKDGKKEMDSELQEFFTAEKEKAEFQAQIHEFNDFCWEKCVDKPGSKLDSRTETCLQNCVDRFIDVSLLITNRFAQLLQKSTGRAHTEKN
- the Ufsp2 gene encoding UFM1 specific peptidase 2 isoform X2 — protein: MAPQLRILSNVGERLKSIKNDMTGHLYGVMYNNTLTILTFSVNTCDDVETDINHTTLQFHMPAEVYLCGILHIGECEEKLLDTFQDIDITDNPLLLKYSHHDSKIEPYFYIHQKLESVNNMDIINESDIHTEFMYIRLRGNLPIIAQKGNIMEVLEESRKNITSGKIGIHFPAKNAFLFNNENNSKDVTLKELLDISDHHDGNTNIRKGIIRPAGIVDAIDANILSKLSGDRHSEEDIKYAPVLQYVKRPFDSIECSLSIDTLSLVNLNVSSADLYGILVESMCRNIKLIKKCFEDQLQKSELPIKLPIPVHFKPEGFGHLLTIVYPKGDTDKETVLYREALHKILGLGMSRPYFRFGNAVRFYSDSQADNILLNPHQTISQTDGNNIEQMGIVQGLYAYHHYMQDNFDDNGWGCAYRSLQTIISWYRLQGYTDVPIPSHCMIQKCLVDIGDKPSNFINSKQWIGSTEVGFVLESLLGISVKILCASTGAEVSTLARNLLHHFQTQGTPIMIGGGVLAHTILGVSYNENTGDVKFLILDPHYTGPEHLPTIINKGWCGWKTKDFWKKDAFYNMCLPQRPVCI
- the Ufsp2 gene encoding UFM1 specific peptidase 2 isoform X1, producing the protein MAPQLRILSNVGERLKSIKNDMTGHLYGVMYNNTLTILTFSVNTCDDVETDINHTTLQFHMPAEVYLCGILHIGECEEKLLDTFQDIDITDNPLLLKYSHHDSKIEPYFYIHQKLESVNNMDIINESDIHTEFMYIRLRGNLPIIAQKGNIMEVLEESRKNITSGKIGIHFPAKNAFLFNNENNSKDVTLKELLDISDHHDGNTNIRKGIIRPAGIVDAIDANILSKLSGDRHSEEDIKYAPVLQYVKRPFDSIECSLSIDTLSLVNLNVSSADLYGILVESMCRNIKLIKKCFEDQLQKSELPIKLPIPVHFKPEGFGHLLTIVYPKGDTDKETVLYREALHKILGLGMSRPYFRFGNAVRFYSDSQADNILLNPHQTISQTDVTGNNIEQMGIVQGLYAYHHYMQDNFDDNGWGCAYRSLQTIISWYRLQGYTDVPIPSHCMIQKCLVDIGDKPSNFINSKQWIGSTEVGFVLESLLGISVKILCASTGAEVSTLARNLLHHFQTQGTPIMIGGGVLAHTILGVSYNENTGDVKFLILDPHYTGPEHLPTIINKGWCGWKTKDFWKKDAFYNMCLPQRPVCI